In Arctopsyche grandis isolate Sample6627 chromosome 13, ASM5162203v2, whole genome shotgun sequence, one DNA window encodes the following:
- the LOC143921325 gene encoding uncharacterized protein LOC143921325, with protein MKKQRSNPHSVFSIFNGTSLFTSANNLIHSDTAVLFKRQNRGFVTARTNPDALTCPANKLSHFHPVTLRELSTLSTECNNTTVHKQTPVRCPYDVIAASSTVSPPPYSASTSLASALASASTPGQVAALSSTASPLPSSSSTTLTSASASTSDYVPVSCAPASASTVDPSNSFSQVAGTSSGRLPYTRGSGAPDKTLQVATIPKLKNVHVFNLANNCTCDTVKQFILNKIKNKRINVSQVAKTDMCSSFKISVDTETFNIIINPEFWPIGTGIREWLFLKKISSKPIAQNRDP; from the exons ATGAAAAAACAGCGTTCGAAC cCACATTctgtattttcaattttcaacggAACGTCGCTTTTCACGTCAGCCAACAATTTGATACACTCTGAC ACAGCCGTCTTGTTTAAACGTCAGAATAGAGGCTTTGTTACCGCCAGAACAAATCCAGATGCCCTTACGTGCCCCGCGAATAAACTGTCGCATTTTCACCCT gtaacattacgagaactctccacactgtcaactgaatgtaacaatactacagtacataaacaaacacctgtcagatgcccgtatgacgttatagcggcatcctctaccgtttcacctccgccttattcagcttcaacttcactcgcgtctgctttagcttcagcatctactcctgg tcaggtcgcagcgctatcttctactgcttcacctctgccatcttcatcttcaactacacttacatcagcttctgcttcaacatctgattatgttcctgtctcttgtgctcctgcttctgcttctactgtagatccttcaaattcgttcagtcaggtcgctgggacttcttccgggagactgccatacactcgtggatctggagcacctgataaaactttacaggtggccactattccgaaattgaagaatgtacacgtttttaatttggcaaataactgcacttgtgatactgtgaaacagttcatattaaataaaattaaaaataaaagaatcaacgtttctcaggttgctaaaactgacatgtgctcgtcatttaaaattagtgtagatactgaaacttttaatataattatcaatcctgaattttggcctataggtactggcataagagaatggttatttctcaaaaaaatctcttcgaaaccgattgcccaaaaccgtgacccgtaa